One part of the Lotus japonicus ecotype B-129 chromosome 2, LjGifu_v1.2 genome encodes these proteins:
- the LOC130738850 gene encoding LEAF RUST 10 DISEASE-RESISTANCE LOCUS RECEPTOR-LIKE PROTEIN KINASE-like 1.2 isoform X4, translating to MILQISFHYNKPQLCIVITTILFLATTVLSVNPKFEACTPRSCGAGPFIKYPFWIPYEHESFCGYPHFEITCIDNNPILRTSNYDLLVKDISYSNSSFTAANIAVYEEKCSAPMYNYSLYQTPFSYSAENSNLSFFYNCTTKPLDYPTYEVDCAKNATHYSFAVFHKEALEHKNYSLNECQYMVNAPLNMNASVNFSSLLRMSYTEVLKMGFLLNWTAPDCQYCEKSGGRCGFDDYKFLCFCKDKSYPKSCGDGKMKLKVIIGVSSAVVGALAVILGIYVYKRKKNISYAKSSYVQSRSLSSDLSLNDTEKGSRYYGVHLFTYTELEEATNNFDSSKELGEGGFGTVYFGKLRDGRCVAVKRLYENNCRRVEQFMNEVEILIRVVHPNLVSLYGCTSRHSRELLLVYEYISNGTVADHLHGKQANPGKISWRIRMNIAVETASALKYLHASEIIHRDVKTNNILLDNHFRVKVADFGLSRLFPEDVTHVSTAPQGTPGYVDPEYHECYQLTSKSDVYSFGVVLIELISSLPAVDITRHRHEINLANMAINKIQKQALHELVDPTLGFESDFKARKMINAVAELAFQCLQSSKDMRPSMDEVLDSLQDIQSDGKFKSQPEVMDISTSADDDVVLLKDDPPPPSPDSIGISKSTTPNASG from the exons ATGATCCTTCAAATCTCCTTCCATTACAATAAACCTCAGCTATGCATTGTTATTACAACTATTTTATTCTTGGCTACCACTGTTCTATCTGTGAATCCAAAATTTGAGGCCTGCACACCTAGAAGCTGTGGAGCTGGTCCATTCATAAAGTATCCCTTTTGGATTCCTTATGAACATGAATCATTTTGTGGCTATCCTCACTTTGAGATCACCTGCATAGACAACAATCCAATTCTCAGAACTTCTAATTATGACCTTTTAGTGAAAGATATCTCTTACTCTAACTCTTCATTCACTGCAGCCAACATAGCTGTCTATGAGGAGAAATGTTCTGCTCCAATGTATAATTACAGCCTTTATCAAACTCCATTTTCCTATAGTGCTGAAAATTCCAACCTCTCTTTCTTCTATAATTGTACCACAAAACCCTTAGATTACCCCACTTATGAAGTAGACTGTGCTAAAAATGCTACCCATTATTCTTTTGCGGTTTTTCACAAGGAGGCGCTTGAGCATAAAAACTACTCTTTGAATGAATGTCAATACATGGTTAACGCGCCGTTGAACATGAATGCTTCTGTTAATTTCTCTAGCTTATTACGAATGAGTTAcactgaagttctgaagatggggTTTCTATTGAATTGGACTGCACCTGATTGCCAATACTGTGAGAAAAGTGGTGGGCGCTGTGGATTTGATGATTATAAATTCCTCTGCTTCTGCAAGGATAAGTCTTACCCAAAAAGTTGTGGTGATG GAAAAATGAAGCTGAAAGTCATTATAG GTGTTTCTTCTGCTGTGGTAGGAGCACTTGCAGTAATCCTTGGCATCTATGTCTATAAGCGCAAAAAGAACATTAGTTATGCAAAGTCATCATATGTGCAATCTAGAAGCCTCTCTTCAGATCTATCTTTGAATGATACTGAGAAGGGAAGTAGATACTATGGAGTGCACCTCTTCACCTATACCGAACTTGAAGAGGCCACAAACAACTTTGACTCGTCCAAAGAACTAGGAGAGGGCGGCTTCGGGACAGTGTATTTTG GCAAACTGCGGGATGGGCGTTGTGTTGCAGTAAAGAGGTTGTACGAGAACAATTGCAGGAGAGTTGAGCAATTCATGAATGAAGTTGAGATCCTAATTCGTGTAGTCCACCCAAACTTGGTGTCACTCTATGGATGCACTTCACGCCACAGTCGTGAACTGTTGCTTGTGTATGAGTACATTTCGAATGGAACCGTTGCTGATCATCTTCATGGCAAACAAGCCAACCCTGGAAAAATCTCTTGGCGCATTAGAATGAATATTGCTGTGGAGACAGCAAGTGCACTGAAATATCTTCATGCATCTGAAATCATCCACAGAGATGTCAAAACAAATAATATTCTTCTAGACAACCATTTTAGGGTGAAAGTGGCAGATTTTGGTCTTTCGCGTCTTTTCCCAGAGGATGTCACACATGTTTCAACAGCTCCACAAGGGACTCCAGGTTATGTGGATCCAGAGTACCACGAGTGCTACCAACTTACAAGCAAAAGTGATGTCTACAGCTTTGGGGTTGTGCTGATTGAGTTGATATCATCCTTGCCTGCTGTTGACATCACAAGGCATAGACATGAAATCAATTTGGCCAACATGGCTATAAACAAGATTCAAAAGCAAGCATTACATGAGCTTGTTGACCCGACCCTCGGGTTTGAATCAGACTTCAAGGCAAGGAAAATGATAAATGCGGTGGCGGAGTTGGCATTTCAGTGCCTGCAAAGTTCCAAAGATATGAGACCTTCTATGGATGAAGTGTTGGATTCTCTCCAAGATATACAAAGTGATGGCAAATTTAAAAGCCAGCCTGAGGTAATGGATATCTCAACCTCAGCTGATGATGATGTTGTTTTGCTAAAGGATGAtccacctccaccatcacctGATTCAATTGGTATCAGCAAGTCTACAACACCAAATGCTAGCGGATAA
- the LOC130738850 gene encoding LEAF RUST 10 DISEASE-RESISTANCE LOCUS RECEPTOR-LIKE PROTEIN KINASE-like 1.2 isoform X5, protein MSSKNVVNFDGLGCKNKITVPASKDAFQNSFLNGMTVESVLAQGFEVRWSGVDGDKCDGCTKSGGRCGYNTSLNALMCLCPKEQSNGGVCSIAPALSPLPEPRLRQTPLQALSPHSEPDQSNYHKRKMKLKVIIGVSSAVVGALAVILGIYVYKRKKNISYAKSSYVQSRSLSSDLSLNDTEKGSRYYGVHLFTYTELEEATNNFDSSKELGEGGFGTVYFGKLRDGRCVAVKRLYENNCRRVEQFMNEVEILIRVVHPNLVSLYGCTSRHSRELLLVYEYISNGTVADHLHGKQANPGKISWRIRMNIAVETASALKYLHASEIIHRDVKTNNILLDNHFRVKVADFGLSRLFPEDVTHVSTAPQGTPGYVDPEYHECYQLTSKSDVYSFGVVLIELISSLPAVDITRHRHEINLANMAINKIQKQALHELVDPTLGFESDFKARKMINAVAELAFQCLQSSKDMRPSMDEVLDSLQDIQSDGKFKSQPEVMDISTSADDDVVLLKDDPPPPSPDSIGISKSTTPNASG, encoded by the exons ATGTCAAGCAAAAATGTGGTTAATTTCGATGGTCTTGGGTGCAAAAATAAAATCACGGTTCCAGCGTCAAAAGACGCTTTCCAGAACTCCTTCTTGAATGGCATGACTGTGGAATCTGTTTTAGCTCAAGGATTTGAGGTTAGGTGGAGTGGAGTGGATGGAGATAAATGTGATGGATGCACAAAATCTGGTGGGAGATGTGGATACAATACATCTCTAAATGCACTTATGTGTCTATGTCCTAAAGAGCAATCTAATGGTGGGGTTTGTAGCATAGCCCCGGCATTGTCACCATTACCAGAACCAAGATTAAGACAAACACCACTACAAGCACTATCACCACATTCAGAACCAGATCAGTCTAATTATCATAAGA GAAAAATGAAGCTGAAAGTCATTATAG GTGTTTCTTCTGCTGTGGTAGGAGCACTTGCAGTAATCCTTGGCATCTATGTCTATAAGCGCAAAAAGAACATTAGTTATGCAAAGTCATCATATGTGCAATCTAGAAGCCTCTCTTCAGATCTATCTTTGAATGATACTGAGAAGGGAAGTAGATACTATGGAGTGCACCTCTTCACCTATACCGAACTTGAAGAGGCCACAAACAACTTTGACTCGTCCAAAGAACTAGGAGAGGGCGGCTTCGGGACAGTGTATTTTG GCAAACTGCGGGATGGGCGTTGTGTTGCAGTAAAGAGGTTGTACGAGAACAATTGCAGGAGAGTTGAGCAATTCATGAATGAAGTTGAGATCCTAATTCGTGTAGTCCACCCAAACTTGGTGTCACTCTATGGATGCACTTCACGCCACAGTCGTGAACTGTTGCTTGTGTATGAGTACATTTCGAATGGAACCGTTGCTGATCATCTTCATGGCAAACAAGCCAACCCTGGAAAAATCTCTTGGCGCATTAGAATGAATATTGCTGTGGAGACAGCAAGTGCACTGAAATATCTTCATGCATCTGAAATCATCCACAGAGATGTCAAAACAAATAATATTCTTCTAGACAACCATTTTAGGGTGAAAGTGGCAGATTTTGGTCTTTCGCGTCTTTTCCCAGAGGATGTCACACATGTTTCAACAGCTCCACAAGGGACTCCAGGTTATGTGGATCCAGAGTACCACGAGTGCTACCAACTTACAAGCAAAAGTGATGTCTACAGCTTTGGGGTTGTGCTGATTGAGTTGATATCATCCTTGCCTGCTGTTGACATCACAAGGCATAGACATGAAATCAATTTGGCCAACATGGCTATAAACAAGATTCAAAAGCAAGCATTACATGAGCTTGTTGACCCGACCCTCGGGTTTGAATCAGACTTCAAGGCAAGGAAAATGATAAATGCGGTGGCGGAGTTGGCATTTCAGTGCCTGCAAAGTTCCAAAGATATGAGACCTTCTATGGATGAAGTGTTGGATTCTCTCCAAGATATACAAAGTGATGGCAAATTTAAAAGCCAGCCTGAGGTAATGGATATCTCAACCTCAGCTGATGATGATGTTGTTTTGCTAAAGGATGAtccacctccaccatcacctGATTCAATTGGTATCAGCAAGTCTACAACACCAAATGCTAGCGGATAA
- the LOC130738850 gene encoding LEAF RUST 10 DISEASE-RESISTANCE LOCUS RECEPTOR-LIKE PROTEIN KINASE-like 1.2 isoform X1, which produces MTIFSTPQHMALPLLPLPFSFIYTLFYLSLLFYPTYAASDAELYTACAPFSCGNFSNISYPFWSSNQPSSCGNPNFKLDCKQGNATIEIKSQKFPVLNISQNSLTLKIATLDSLGLNGACPKHYANVSLGLALFSYTSNDDDFILLYDCRPPSYSYSPISTASISFTCGTDSDPHQGYFMSSKNVVNFDGLGCKNKITVPASKDAFQNSFLNGMTVESVLAQGFEVRWSGVDGDKCDGCTKSGGRCGYNTSLNALMCLCPKEQSNGGVCSIAPALSPLPEPRLRQTPLQALSPHSEPDQSNYHKRKMKLKVIIGVSSAVVGALAVILGIYVYKRKKNISYAKSSYVQSRSLSSDLSLNDTEKGSRYYGVHLFTYTELEEATNNFDSSKELGEGGFGTVYFGKLRDGRCVAVKRLYENNCRRVEQFMNEVEILIRVVHPNLVSLYGCTSRHSRELLLVYEYISNGTVADHLHGKQANPGKISWRIRMNIAVETASALKYLHASEIIHRDVKTNNILLDNHFRVKVADFGLSRLFPEDVTHVSTAPQGTPGYVDPEYHECYQLTSKSDVYSFGVVLIELISSLPAVDITRHRHEINLANMAINKIQKQALHELVDPTLGFESDFKARKMINAVAELAFQCLQSSKDMRPSMDEVLDSLQDIQSDGKFKSQPEVMDISTSADDDVVLLKDDPPPPSPDSIGISKSTTPNASG; this is translated from the exons TCTTGTGGGAATCCAAACTTCAAGCTTGATTGCAAGCAAGGCAACGCGACAATTGAGATCAAGTCCCAGAAGTTCCCTGTCCTTAATATTAGTCAGAACTCTCTAACTTTGAAGATCGCGACATTGGATTCATTGGGATTGAATGGCGCTTGTCCTAAGCACTATGCCAATGTCAGCTTGGGTTTGGCTTTGTTCAGCTACACCTCTAATGATGATGACTTCATTCTATTATATGACTGCAGGCCTCCTTCATACTCGTATTCGCCTATTTCCACAGCTTCTATATCTTTTACTTGCGGAACAGATAGTGATCCCCATCAAGGATACTTCATGTCAAGCAAAAATGTGGTTAATTTCGATGGTCTTGGGTGCAAAAATAAAATCACGGTTCCAGCGTCAAAAGACGCTTTCCAGAACTCCTTCTTGAATGGCATGACTGTGGAATCTGTTTTAGCTCAAGGATTTGAGGTTAGGTGGAGTGGAGTGGATGGAGATAAATGTGATGGATGCACAAAATCTGGTGGGAGATGTGGATACAATACATCTCTAAATGCACTTATGTGTCTATGTCCTAAAGAGCAATCTAATGGTGGGGTTTGTAGCATAGCCCCGGCATTGTCACCATTACCAGAACCAAGATTAAGACAAACACCACTACAAGCACTATCACCACATTCAGAACCAGATCAGTCTAATTATCATAAGA GAAAAATGAAGCTGAAAGTCATTATAG GTGTTTCTTCTGCTGTGGTAGGAGCACTTGCAGTAATCCTTGGCATCTATGTCTATAAGCGCAAAAAGAACATTAGTTATGCAAAGTCATCATATGTGCAATCTAGAAGCCTCTCTTCAGATCTATCTTTGAATGATACTGAGAAGGGAAGTAGATACTATGGAGTGCACCTCTTCACCTATACCGAACTTGAAGAGGCCACAAACAACTTTGACTCGTCCAAAGAACTAGGAGAGGGCGGCTTCGGGACAGTGTATTTTG GCAAACTGCGGGATGGGCGTTGTGTTGCAGTAAAGAGGTTGTACGAGAACAATTGCAGGAGAGTTGAGCAATTCATGAATGAAGTTGAGATCCTAATTCGTGTAGTCCACCCAAACTTGGTGTCACTCTATGGATGCACTTCACGCCACAGTCGTGAACTGTTGCTTGTGTATGAGTACATTTCGAATGGAACCGTTGCTGATCATCTTCATGGCAAACAAGCCAACCCTGGAAAAATCTCTTGGCGCATTAGAATGAATATTGCTGTGGAGACAGCAAGTGCACTGAAATATCTTCATGCATCTGAAATCATCCACAGAGATGTCAAAACAAATAATATTCTTCTAGACAACCATTTTAGGGTGAAAGTGGCAGATTTTGGTCTTTCGCGTCTTTTCCCAGAGGATGTCACACATGTTTCAACAGCTCCACAAGGGACTCCAGGTTATGTGGATCCAGAGTACCACGAGTGCTACCAACTTACAAGCAAAAGTGATGTCTACAGCTTTGGGGTTGTGCTGATTGAGTTGATATCATCCTTGCCTGCTGTTGACATCACAAGGCATAGACATGAAATCAATTTGGCCAACATGGCTATAAACAAGATTCAAAAGCAAGCATTACATGAGCTTGTTGACCCGACCCTCGGGTTTGAATCAGACTTCAAGGCAAGGAAAATGATAAATGCGGTGGCGGAGTTGGCATTTCAGTGCCTGCAAAGTTCCAAAGATATGAGACCTTCTATGGATGAAGTGTTGGATTCTCTCCAAGATATACAAAGTGATGGCAAATTTAAAAGCCAGCCTGAGGTAATGGATATCTCAACCTCAGCTGATGATGATGTTGTTTTGCTAAAGGATGAtccacctccaccatcacctGATTCAATTGGTATCAGCAAGTCTACAACACCAAATGCTAGCGGATAA
- the LOC130738850 gene encoding LEAF RUST 10 DISEASE-RESISTANCE LOCUS RECEPTOR-LIKE PROTEIN KINASE-like 1.2 isoform X2 yields MCVRMDEHIHIHVRFSMLFPSIFTTITLRLFLLTCTLPHYSHSQPLSPPVSNFSICEAESYNCGTLTGISYPFWGQNRPSYCGGGDMFNLNCQPDLTTTTTTVVIGSQTFTVLAINPDNNTMTMKLTDFNVCSPKQFDDTFLIGEVFQYATSVSKITIFYNCSNSGKNFSGCGQQKYAFGHVDMDLNEEELKRISKDNQCTGHIKVPVGFSLEPYYEKGVIDRDDLEQGLDKGFEVKYYVNPDCMSCLGREEINCPWRGDDFDKQVASSCHYCSSRTNAASHCPVPIFIPTPTPTPTPTTASPKRKMKLKVIIGVSSAVVGALAVILGIYVYKRKKNISYAKSSYVQSRSLSSDLSLNDTEKGSRYYGVHLFTYTELEEATNNFDSSKELGEGGFGTVYFGKLRDGRCVAVKRLYENNCRRVEQFMNEVEILIRVVHPNLVSLYGCTSRHSRELLLVYEYISNGTVADHLHGKQANPGKISWRIRMNIAVETASALKYLHASEIIHRDVKTNNILLDNHFRVKVADFGLSRLFPEDVTHVSTAPQGTPGYVDPEYHECYQLTSKSDVYSFGVVLIELISSLPAVDITRHRHEINLANMAINKIQKQALHELVDPTLGFESDFKARKMINAVAELAFQCLQSSKDMRPSMDEVLDSLQDIQSDGKFKSQPEVMDISTSADDDVVLLKDDPPPPSPDSIGISKSTTPNASG; encoded by the exons ATGTGTGTAAGAATGGATGAACATATCCATATTCATGTCCGTTTTTCCATGCTCTTTCCATCCATATTCACAACCATAACACTCCGTTTGTTCTTGCTAACCTGCACTTTGCCACACTACTCCCATTCTCAACCGCTATCCCCACCGGTTTCCAATTTTTCCATTTGTGAGGCCGAGTCATACAACTGCGGGACTCTGACCGGCATCTCTTATCCTTTCTGGGGACAGAACCGGCCTTCTTATTGTGGCGGCGGAGACATGTTCAACCTCAACTGCCAACCTGACCTTACCACTACTACTACTACAGTTGTAATAGGCTCACAAACTTTCACAGTGCTGGCTATTAACCCCGACAATAACACAATGACAATGAAGCTAACAGATTTCAATGTCTGTTCTCCCAAGCAGTTTGACGATACTTTCTTGATTGGCGAAGTGTTCCAGTATGCCACGAGCGTGTCCAAGATCACCATATTCTACAATTGTTCCAATTCTGGAAAAAACTTCAGTGGGTGCGGACAACAAAAATATGCTTTCGGTCATGTGGATATGGACCTGAATGAGGAGGAGTTGAAAAGAATTTCAAAGGATAATCAATGCACCGGACATATCAAAGTTCCAGTAGGCTTTTCTCTGGAGCCTTATTATGAAAAAGGTGTGATTGACCGTGATGATTTGGAGCAAGGTTTGGATAAGGGGTTTGAGGTGAAATATTATGTTAATCCGGACTGTATGAGTTGCCTGGGAAGGGAGGAGATAAATTGCCCCTGGAGAGGTGATGATTTTGATAAACAAGTGGCTTCTTCATGCCACTATTGCTCAAGTAGAACTAATGCTGCCTCACACTGCCCTGTTCCCATTTTCATTCCCACTCCCACACCCACTCCCACTCCCACTACTGCTTCTCCCAAAA GAAAAATGAAGCTGAAAGTCATTATAG GTGTTTCTTCTGCTGTGGTAGGAGCACTTGCAGTAATCCTTGGCATCTATGTCTATAAGCGCAAAAAGAACATTAGTTATGCAAAGTCATCATATGTGCAATCTAGAAGCCTCTCTTCAGATCTATCTTTGAATGATACTGAGAAGGGAAGTAGATACTATGGAGTGCACCTCTTCACCTATACCGAACTTGAAGAGGCCACAAACAACTTTGACTCGTCCAAAGAACTAGGAGAGGGCGGCTTCGGGACAGTGTATTTTG GCAAACTGCGGGATGGGCGTTGTGTTGCAGTAAAGAGGTTGTACGAGAACAATTGCAGGAGAGTTGAGCAATTCATGAATGAAGTTGAGATCCTAATTCGTGTAGTCCACCCAAACTTGGTGTCACTCTATGGATGCACTTCACGCCACAGTCGTGAACTGTTGCTTGTGTATGAGTACATTTCGAATGGAACCGTTGCTGATCATCTTCATGGCAAACAAGCCAACCCTGGAAAAATCTCTTGGCGCATTAGAATGAATATTGCTGTGGAGACAGCAAGTGCACTGAAATATCTTCATGCATCTGAAATCATCCACAGAGATGTCAAAACAAATAATATTCTTCTAGACAACCATTTTAGGGTGAAAGTGGCAGATTTTGGTCTTTCGCGTCTTTTCCCAGAGGATGTCACACATGTTTCAACAGCTCCACAAGGGACTCCAGGTTATGTGGATCCAGAGTACCACGAGTGCTACCAACTTACAAGCAAAAGTGATGTCTACAGCTTTGGGGTTGTGCTGATTGAGTTGATATCATCCTTGCCTGCTGTTGACATCACAAGGCATAGACATGAAATCAATTTGGCCAACATGGCTATAAACAAGATTCAAAAGCAAGCATTACATGAGCTTGTTGACCCGACCCTCGGGTTTGAATCAGACTTCAAGGCAAGGAAAATGATAAATGCGGTGGCGGAGTTGGCATTTCAGTGCCTGCAAAGTTCCAAAGATATGAGACCTTCTATGGATGAAGTGTTGGATTCTCTCCAAGATATACAAAGTGATGGCAAATTTAAAAGCCAGCCTGAGGTAATGGATATCTCAACCTCAGCTGATGATGATGTTGTTTTGCTAAAGGATGAtccacctccaccatcacctGATTCAATTGGTATCAGCAAGTCTACAACACCAAATGCTAGCGGATAA